The genomic region GTCAGCAGCCGCCTTCGCCGCCCAGACCTCCACGAGACTAGGCAGTTTTACGCAGGTGGCCTCGTGCCGGTGAAACCCATGATCACATAGCGGCTGTTGGATCAGCGATCCCCCCGCATTCGCAACGAGATCGGTTTTCGCTGTGCTCAGGACTTGACGAGCGAGCTCTCTTCGCGTTCAAGCACCTTGCGCACTGCGGATCGCTGAAGCATTCGGTCCTTGTGCGCGGTGTAACTCTTGAGCTCACCTACCGGCAGCTCGCCGCGTAGGCCCCAGCCATAGAATACCAGCGCGTAGGGATCGCAAACTGAGTATTGGTCCAAGAGCCACGGGCGACCCTCGAGCCATCCGTCGATAAGCTGCAGGTAGTTGAAGAAGCTTTTGCGTCCGACTTCGCGCAGGTTCGGGGCGGCCGATGCATCAGTCGTGTACCGCTCGGGGCGCGCGTTGTGCGCCCACGCGACGTGCACGCTGCTCGCGAACAAAGACATTATGGAATAACAGCGGGCCGTGCCGAACGGATCGGACGGAATCAGTTGGGCAGTTGGATAGATCCCCGCGAGATAAGTCACGATGCCAATATTTTCGATGAGGACCCGCCCG from Candidatus Binataceae bacterium harbors:
- a CDS encoding glutathione S-transferase family protein; its protein translation is MKLCYAPGSCATVSHLALEEAGAQYELRRIDLGKGEQRTEAYLKINPNGRVPALILDDGRVLIENIGIVTYLAGIYPTAQLIPSDPFGTARCYSIMSLFASSVHVAWAHNARPERYTTDASAAPNLREVGRKSFFNYLQLIDGWLEGRPWLLDQYSVCDPYALVFYGWGLRGELPVGELKSYTAHKDRMLQRSAVRKVLEREESSLVKS